One Gossypium hirsutum isolate 1008001.06 chromosome A11, Gossypium_hirsutum_v2.1, whole genome shotgun sequence genomic window carries:
- the LOC107943376 gene encoding dof zinc finger protein DOF5.4: MQDIHLIEGGRLFNGGGDGGGGDRKLRAHHQALKCPRCDSSNTKFCYYNNYNLSQPRYFCKNCRRYWTKGGVLRNVPVGGGCRKAKRSKTKPSSETTVSATAVSALPHPEQQQQRQHQNSDQRKADSHSNTESSSLNAANCKVAVTNNNNNNSNSNNNSSSVGTTEAASAITSCSTFYGNPNNLGLEPGLLEQGSDGGIFAEIVSLTSLITSPNNETLSFDFGTVLNRAGQWQPQQMTMSMGGEEITKGLLDQTVQIEQSNLNIKLDSVFQPLDWEGNEDQGLFGLPSTVDQTYWSQNQWTDEDRPTLYPP, translated from the coding sequence ATGCAAGACATCCACTTGATCGAAGGTGGCCGTTTATTTAACGGCGGCGGCGACGGAGGGGGAGGAGACAGAAAGTTACGAGCACACCACCAAGCACTTAAGTGTCCCCGCTGCGACTCTTCCAACACGAAGTTCTGTTACTACAACAACTACAACCTCTCTCAGCCACGTTATTTCTGCAAGAACTGCCGTCGTTACTGGACAAAAGGAGGCGTCCTCCGTAACGTCCCCGTTGGCGGTGGTTGCCGCAAAGCCAAACGCTCCAAAACCAAGCCTTCGTCCGAAACCACCGTTTCCGCCACCGCCGTATCTGCACTGCCACATCCGGAGCAACAACAACAACGGCAACACCAAAACAGCGATCAACGTAAAGCGGATTCTCATTCTAATACTGAGAGCTCGAGCCTTAATGCAGCAAATTGTAAGGTGGCAGTGAcgaacaataataacaataatagcaaCAGCAACAATAACAGTTCTTCAGTCGGCACAACGGAGGCGGCGTCGGCAATTACATCTTGCTCTACGTTTTATGGAAACCCTAATAATTTAGGGTTGGAGCCAGGATTGCTAGAACAAGGATCGGACGGCGGGATTTTTGCGGAGATTGTTAGTTTAACGAGCTTGATTACTTCACCAAACAATGAAACACTGTCGTTTGATTTCGGGACTGTATTAAATAGGGCAGGGCAGTGGCAACCGCAACAAATGACGATGAGCATGGGAGGGGAGGAAATCACAAAGGGATTGCTTGATCAGACGGTGCAGATTGAGCAatcaaatttgaatattaaattggATAGTGTATTTCAGCCGTTGGATTGGGAAGGGAATGAAGATCAAGGATTGTTTGGTCTTCCGAGCACCGTTGATCAAACATATTGGAGTCAAAATCAGTGGACTGATGAAGATCGTCCAACTCTCTATCCCCCGTAA